AATACGTTCAAGGAAGAGTTTGAGACCGAAATCATCAACATCATCCGGCTGCATTATCCGGCATTTATCCGCACTGACGAATTCAACGAACTGCTAAGTCAATTTGCAATCGCAGCATTGAGCATTACTCATACAGTACTGGATAAGGATGAAAGTTATCCCGATTTCAGGAAGACCGAAGATCTGGCTGCATTACGGGCATACTATGCCAAAGCCATTCAAACAACCAAAAACATAGAGCTGACGGAGCAGATACACCTAAAAACAAAAGAACTGGCTGTAAAATATTATCCGAAGATTGTGGATTTATCGGGTGATGGATTCCGTTTGCTAGAACTCAATCTCAAGCTGTTTAATCTGGAATTTGTGGCAACTATCAATAGCCTGATATAAGAGAAAATAGTCGGCAACTCCACTCTGCGAATCAAAAATGTCCCGTCTTTGTGAATTTCATTTTACTTTTTGGGTATAAGATCTTAATCACCGGAGTATTTCACCAATGGAATAAACGAGGTATTGTCATTCCAGTGCTCAATATCCTTGCTATGCAAATCATCGATATAACTGTAGTGCATTGCCTGGTCGAAATACAAATCTTTGCGGATAAAAGGAATGGTGAGGTCAATCGGCAAGGTAATATCGTAGCCGGTTCGCTCCTTGCTGTTAACGACGGCGACAAAGACTTCCGGCCCCAGAATATGCACAACGTTGAAATCGGTATTCTCCCTGATCAGATTAAACAATGGCGCCCGGAAATAGATACGCAGCTCACCGCCCAGGTGTGAGTTGTCAATCAGCTCCTCAAGCAACCGGTTGTTGTGTTCGTTTGGGCACTCCACTATCCCCAGTACCCTTTTGATATGCTCCCGCTCTATCCAGCGATCGGCTTCGTCGGCAATCATTGTGGGGTCGAGATTCATTTCCAGAGAATAAAAAAACCAGGTTTCAGTGGCATTGTGCATCAAATGTCGGATGGGATTCGACGGATCACGCTGGAACAACATATGGGCAATATCAAAGCGGTTTTGCTCCATAGAGCGATCCACCACATCGATTTCATACTCATCAGCCAGCTTCAATCGCAGCGCTGCAAAGCATTCCAGTAACTGTTTATATCCGTCTCTGTCTAGGAATTCTTCAGTACGGCGATAGAGTGGCATCAATGAATTTTCAATGAGACATTGCTGAATAAGCCTGCGTTCATTAAGCAGTTCTTTTTCTGTTCTGCCCCACTGGAAACGGGTAGATGAGGGAAGATACATCTGTATATCCGAAAAGGGAATGAGTGTTTTCATGGTTCAAAATATTTATGACGGCTATACGCTAACCGGATTGAGTAACAGTTGACACAGGAGGTTAATTTGATGGTTTCTAATGCAAAGCCATTCGATCAAAAATAGAGATTTATTCCGGAAAACGTAATATAAAACGGGGGAATTTCTTCAGAGAATTTATCGCCTTTATCTGAAGGAGCATTCGCTCAGTACCCGGATTTGTACACATTTCCATAAAGAATTATCAGAATACAGGGGCTTGTTTAACTCCTTAGCTGGCAATTCGGTAAAATAATATTACTTTTGCACCCGCAAATTACAGAAACGAGTAATCGTGCACTATGTTTTGAAATAAATAAGACCAAATCATATTATGATCATTAAACAAAGAATGCGCGGATTCATCAGCCTTACCGCTCACCCGAAAGGTTGTGAACAGAACGTGCTTAACCAAATCGAATATGTAAAATCGAAAGGAGCCATCAACGGTCCGAAGAAAGTTTTGGTAATCGGTGCATCTACGGGCTTCGGTCTCGCATCGAGAATCACCAGCGCTTTCGGTTCAGATGCTGCTACTATCGGGGTATTCTTCGAAAAAGAACCACAGGAAGGTAAAACAGCTACTCCGGGCTGGTATAATACGGCTGCGTTCCAGCAAGAAGCAATCAAAGCCGGACTTTATGCTAAAAGCATCAACGGAGACGCTTACTCAAACGAAATCAAAGAAAAAACCATCAACCTGATTAAAGCTGATCTCGGCCAGGTGGATATGGTGATCTATAGCCTTGCAGCACCGGTGCGTACAAATCCGGTGACAGGCGTTACCCACCGTTCGGTATTGAAACCAATCGGTGTTCCATATTCAAATAAAACCGTTGATTTCCACACCGGCGTCATTTCTGAAGTTTCAATTGACCCTTGCAACGAGGAAGAGATCGAAAACACTGTAGCCGTAATGGGTGGTGAAGATTGGGGAATGTGGATCGACGAAATGATTAAAGCTGATGTTTTGGCTCCTAACGCGCTGACACTGGCTTATTCTTACATTGGTCCTTCAGTTACCGAGCCGATCTACCGCAGAGGTACAATCGGTCGTGCAAAAGACCACCTCGAAGCAACAGCTGCTGCTATTACTGAAAAACTTCAGGCTAAAGGCGGTAAAGCGTATGTTTCGGTAAACAAAGCATTGGTAACCCAGGCAAGCTCTGCAATCCCGGTGATTCCTTTGTACATCTCTATCCTGTACAAAATCATGAAAGAGAAAGGAATCCACGAAGGTTGTATCGAGCAAATCCAGCGCCTGTATGCTGACCGACTTTTCGTAAACGGACATATCCCGACTGACGAAGCGAACCGTATCCGCATTGACGATTGGGAATTACGAGATGATGTACAGGAAGAGGTTACCCGTTTGTGGCAAGATGCGACAACCGAATCACTCAAACACATCGGTGACCTGAAAGGTTACACCAAAGATTTCAAAAACCTATTCGGTTTCGGATTCAAAGAAGTAGATTACCATGCCGATGTAAACGAAATGGTGGAAATCGAAGGATTGGTATAATCCATTTCTAATATTATACAAAGCGGAACTTCAAACGAGGTTCCGCTTTTTTTTGTGGCTAAACCTCCAAGGTTTTGAAAACCTTGGAGGTTAGTAATGGTATTAAATTTCTATTAATTCACCACCCCGATTTATTTGGAACAGATATAAAAACTAACTTTGCCTGCATTGAAAATAAAACGATTACACCTATGGCAAAAAAGACAACATATACCGAAGCGGTAAAAGAACTGGAAGACATCGTCCGCAAGCTGCAAAACGATGAAGTGGAAATCGACCAATTGAAATCATTGGTTGCCCGTTCCACAGAACTGCTGACTTTTTGCAAGAAAACGCTTCACGAAACAGACGAAGAGATCAAGAAAATTATTGATACTCTCGAATAAGAAAAATCCATACGAAATCACATATCCAATTTCCCATTATAAAAAGTTGTCGATTGGTCTGCTATTTGTATTATTTGAACTGATAGTTTTCCCTACCCTCCGGAATCAACGGTTACTTTGCCGACACAAACAACAACTTAACTAACATATCACATCGTTCTAAAATGACAAATACTTTAAAAACAGGAATGCTGTTGGTGGCTTGCCTGTTCGTGGTCAACACGACCGATTCATTTGCCCAAAAAGTAAGAAACATCATCGTCATGATTGGTGACGGTATGGGATTCAATCAGGTACAAGCGGCTTTGACCGTCACCGGAAACAACCTGAACATGGCTAAATTCCCCTATACCGGGATTGAAAAGACTTACTCTGCAAACAATTACATTACCGACTCGGCAGCCGGAGGTACCGCCATCGCTTGCGGCGTTAAAACCAACAACGGGATGATTGGGGTAACACCGGATACTGTTCCGGTACAATCCATCTTGTCTGTTGCGGAAAAGAACGGCCTCTCTACCGGAATTGTTGTCACCTGCAACCTGACTCATGCTACCCCTGCAACCTTTTATGCACATGCCGGAAGCAGAAATTCCACTCAGGAAATAGCGAGCTGGTTTCCCAAATCGGGAGTAGATGTGGCTATCGGCGGAGGAATTAATGATTTTGAAAAGCGCACCGACGGACGCAACCTCTCCAACGAACTGAAACAGGCCGGATACACCGTTGCCTACTCAATGGAAGAGGCCGCTAAAGCTCCGGTGAAAAGCCCCCTGTTAACTTTTTTGGCTGAAGACCATCCGAAGAAAGCGAGCGAAGGCCGCGACTATTTGCCTGAAGCGGTTGAGCTGGCGATGAAAAGACTGAGCAACAACAAGAAAGGATTCTTCCTGATGGTGGAAGGCTCACAAATCGACTGGGGCGGCCACGCAAACGATGGAAACTATGTCGTAACAGAAACCGTTGACTTTGACAATGCGGTTGGGAAAGTCCTTGAATTTGCTAAAAGAGACGGTCATACCTTGGTGATTATCACCGCTGACCATGAGACAGGAGGTACTGCCATTCGTGAAGGCAGCTTCAAGGATAAAACCGTGAAGATTGACTTTACCAAAACCTACCATACCGGAGCGCCTGTTCCTATTTTCGCTTATGGTCCAGGAGCTGAACAATTTACAGGATGGTTGGAAAACACCAATTACAAGAATAAAATCGAAAAACTGGCGGGTTTGAAAGAATAATCTTCCACCTCAAAGGTAAATGTGTTTACCTTTGAGGTAAATCGGGACACTTCAAAGGTGAATTAGTTTAGCTCTAAGCTGAACCAATTCACCTTTTTGCTAAACCAGCCTACCTCGAAGGTCAATCAGTTCACCTAAAAGGTAAACCTGGGTACCCGAAAGGTAAATCGGTTCACCTTTTTGCTAAGCCGGTTTACCTTCGAGGTAAATCGGTTTAACTTTTAGGTGGGGAGGGGTACCTCTGAGGTACCCCCATTTACTCCAAATATAGATTTCAGCAGAAGATATTCCATTTGCCTAACTCCCTTTTTTACACTAAATTTGCACCCAATTTGCTGACTATTCAGCAGATTCATATTTCGCTAATGCATTGAATCAAAAACTTTGCGTCTTAGCCACTTAGCGTTCAATTAAAAAATTCGTAACTAAATAGAAAATGAGCGACCAACGGTACAACCAGCGCGGCGTTTCTGCCTCGAAAGAAGATGTGCATAACGCCATCAAAAACATCGATAAAGGTATTTTCCCAAAAGCATTTTGTAAAATCATCCCTGACATTTTGGGCGGTGATCCCGAATACTGCAACATTATGCATGCTGACGGTGCGGGCACAAAATCTTCATTAGCATACCTTTACTGGAAAGAAACCGGTGACATCTCTGTATGGAAAGGTATCGCTCAGGACGCTTTGATCATGAACATCGACGACCTGCTTTGTGTGGGTGCCGTGGATAACATTCTGGTTTCATCGACCATTGGCCGCAATAAACTATTAATCCCCGGAGAAGTGATCTCTGCTATCATCAACGGTACAGACGAACTGCTTGCCGAACTGCGCGAGTTGGGCGTTAACGCTTACTCTACCGGTGGCGAGACTGCCGATGTAGGTGACCTTGTACGCACCATCATCGTAGACAGTACCGTGACCTGCCGCATGAAACGCAGCGACGTAATCGACAATGCCAACATCCGTCCGGGTGACGTGATCGTGGGGATGGCTTCTTACGGACAGGCGACTTACGAAAAAGAGTACAACGGCGGTATGGGTAGCAACGGTCTTACCTCTGCCCGTCACGACGTATTTGCAAAATATCTGGCTGAAAAATATCCTGAAAGCTTCGACGCTGCCGTGCCTTCAGAGCTGGTTTATTCCGGTGGCCTGAAGTTAACCGACGCTATCGAAGGTCTGGACATTGATGCCGGTAAAATGGTGCTTTCTCCGACCCGTACTTATGCGCCCGTAATTAAGAAACTGCTCGATCAGCTTCGTCCGGAAATACACGGTATGGTACATTGTTCAGGTGGTGCTCAGACCAAAGTGCTTCACTTCGTAGACAACGTGAAAGTGACTAAAAATAACCTCTTCCCGGTTCCTCCATTGTTCCGCACCATTCAGGAGCAATCAGGCACTGACTGGAAGGAGATGTACAAAGTGTTCAACATGGGACACCGCATGGAAGTGTATATCGCTCCGGAACATGCGCAACAGGTTATTGAAATCTCTAAATCTTTCGGTATCGATGCGCAAATCGTCGGTTTCGTAGAAGCTTCAGAGAAAACCGAGCTGGTAATCGAAAGCGAATTCGGACGATTCGAATATTAAATCATTAAACGCCAAGGCGCTGAGATGCGATGATCTTAAAAATGAATTCATAGCGTCTTTGCGCCTTTGTGTTCAATCAATAAAACAACGACCCTATAAATGGCCGAAAATTCATTATTAGAAAAATTAGACGGACTAGTATCACGCTTCGAGGAGGTTCAGACCCTGATTACCGACCCGGCTGTGTTAGCGGATATGAAACGCTTTGTCAAACTGAATAAAGAGTACCGCGATTTGGAGAAAATCGTGGCTGCCCGCAACGAATACCAGCAAATGCTGAACGGCATCGAGGAGGCACGCATGATCCTTGATACTGAAAATGATCCCGAAATGCGTGAAATGGCGAAAGAAGAGTTGGATACCTGTTCTTCCCGCATTCCCTCTTTGGAAGAAGAAATCAAATTGTTGCTCGTGCCTGCTGATCCGGAAGACAGCAAAAATGCTATCGTAGAGATTCGTGGAGGTACGGGAGGTGATGAGGCGGCTATTTTCGCCGGTGACCTCTTCCGGATGTACACAAAA
The Parabacteroides sp. FAFU027 DNA segment above includes these coding regions:
- a CDS encoding alkaline phosphatase: MTNTLKTGMLLVACLFVVNTTDSFAQKVRNIIVMIGDGMGFNQVQAALTVTGNNLNMAKFPYTGIEKTYSANNYITDSAAGGTAIACGVKTNNGMIGVTPDTVPVQSILSVAEKNGLSTGIVVTCNLTHATPATFYAHAGSRNSTQEIASWFPKSGVDVAIGGGINDFEKRTDGRNLSNELKQAGYTVAYSMEEAAKAPVKSPLLTFLAEDHPKKASEGRDYLPEAVELAMKRLSNNKKGFFLMVEGSQIDWGGHANDGNYVVTETVDFDNAVGKVLEFAKRDGHTLVIITADHETGGTAIREGSFKDKTVKIDFTKTYHTGAPVPIFAYGPGAEQFTGWLENTNYKNKIEKLAGLKE
- a CDS encoding AIR synthase related protein: MSDQRYNQRGVSASKEDVHNAIKNIDKGIFPKAFCKIIPDILGGDPEYCNIMHADGAGTKSSLAYLYWKETGDISVWKGIAQDALIMNIDDLLCVGAVDNILVSSTIGRNKLLIPGEVISAIINGTDELLAELRELGVNAYSTGGETADVGDLVRTIIVDSTVTCRMKRSDVIDNANIRPGDVIVGMASYGQATYEKEYNGGMGSNGLTSARHDVFAKYLAEKYPESFDAAVPSELVYSGGLKLTDAIEGLDIDAGKMVLSPTRTYAPVIKKLLDQLRPEIHGMVHCSGGAQTKVLHFVDNVKVTKNNLFPVPPLFRTIQEQSGTDWKEMYKVFNMGHRMEVYIAPEHAQQVIEISKSFGIDAQIVGFVEASEKTELVIESEFGRFEY
- the xseB gene encoding exodeoxyribonuclease VII small subunit; amino-acid sequence: MAKKTTYTEAVKELEDIVRKLQNDEVEIDQLKSLVARSTELLTFCKKTLHETDEEIKKIIDTLE
- the fabV gene encoding enoyl-ACP reductase FabV, yielding MIIKQRMRGFISLTAHPKGCEQNVLNQIEYVKSKGAINGPKKVLVIGASTGFGLASRITSAFGSDAATIGVFFEKEPQEGKTATPGWYNTAAFQQEAIKAGLYAKSINGDAYSNEIKEKTINLIKADLGQVDMVIYSLAAPVRTNPVTGVTHRSVLKPIGVPYSNKTVDFHTGVISEVSIDPCNEEEIENTVAVMGGEDWGMWIDEMIKADVLAPNALTLAYSYIGPSVTEPIYRRGTIGRAKDHLEATAAAITEKLQAKGGKAYVSVNKALVTQASSAIPVIPLYISILYKIMKEKGIHEGCIEQIQRLYADRLFVNGHIPTDEANRIRIDDWELRDDVQEEVTRLWQDATTESLKHIGDLKGYTKDFKNLFGFGFKEVDYHADVNEMVEIEGLV